A stretch of DNA from Thermoanaerobaculia bacterium:
ACGTCCGCAAAAAGGTTTCCGCCGTCGGACTCAGCGGCGGAGGCTGTGTTTCGACCGGATCCGGCTTTACCTGAGGAGTCTGACTCCGGGCAGGCTGCCCGGAACGAAATGTTGATGTTTTCTTATTTTCTGGGTTTAAAGAAAGCCGAAGCATCGAGGTGAGTAAGAAAGGGAGAGGCCTCTCTCCCATTGATGAGGATCTTCACGCTTCGGGCTTCGGAAAAGTTCAGGCTCACCCCATTCACAATGGCGTACACCATGGTCGATTCTTCTTCACTTCCCATTCCCGGTGGCTCGGCTTCCGGAAATTCCAGATCCAGCACGCACATCCCTTTGGAGGGGAAGTAGACGGCCCGTGGACGCAGGCCGCGAGGGAAAGGGGATACCAGATGTTCGGGAAACTTCATCGCAAAATAGGAATCCAGCATGATAAGAATACCCTTTTCCGGTGATGAAAAAGCGGGAATCTCCCCAACGAAGGGTTGAAGGGATCCCGATCCCGGATTAACACCGAAAAAGGTGATCTGTGCCTTTCCCTCCCCCGAGGCGGGCTGTTCGGGGGAACCGGTTTCCTGAGGCTGAAGGGTGGTGGGAGTATTTCCGCCCGAGCAGGCCGCCAGCCC
This window harbors:
- a CDS encoding GerMN domain-containing protein, translating into MVRALVLALFFGLAACSGGNTPTTLQPQETGSPEQPASGEGKAQITFFGVNPGSGSLQPFVGEIPAFSSPEKGILIMLDSYFAMKFPEHLVSPFPRGLRPRAVYFPSKGMCVLDLEFPEAEPPGMGSEEESTMVYAIVNGVSLNFSEARSVKILINGREASPFLTHLDASAFFKPRK